A stretch of the Azorhizobium caulinodans ORS 571 genome encodes the following:
- the holA gene encoding DNA polymerase III subunit delta encodes MVAVRAGDADTALARRDPRHAVVLIFGPDMGLVRERAAGLVKRVVPDVADPFAVVRLEGDELSGDPQRLIDETQTVGLFGGERVVWVRAGSRNFVPALEPVLEVGGSTLVVVEAGDLKKGAPLRTLCEASPKALAIPCYADGDRDLGKLVDTMLSEAGLAIDRDAKELLVSLIGGDRLASRGEIAKLALYAQGQGRVTLEDVRVIVGDASALALDDVVDSTLAGQAVEATAALAKAWGAATRPDAVLGALLRALSSLHQMALQVQAGTPADRVIDQARPMVHFSRKPKLERALRSLNAERCLRAILLVDEAVLAARRNAGMAQAITERVVLQLSARR; translated from the coding sequence ATGGTCGCGGTCCGCGCCGGCGATGCCGATACGGCGCTGGCGCGGCGCGATCCGCGCCACGCCGTCGTCCTGATCTTCGGCCCCGACATGGGCCTCGTGCGCGAGCGCGCAGCGGGGCTGGTGAAGCGCGTGGTGCCCGATGTGGCCGACCCCTTCGCCGTGGTGCGGCTGGAAGGGGATGAGCTTTCGGGCGATCCTCAGCGGCTCATCGACGAGACGCAGACCGTCGGCCTGTTCGGCGGCGAACGCGTGGTCTGGGTGCGGGCGGGCTCGCGAAACTTCGTGCCGGCGCTGGAGCCGGTGCTGGAGGTGGGCGGCTCGACGCTGGTGGTGGTGGAGGCAGGCGACCTCAAGAAGGGCGCGCCCCTGCGCACCCTGTGCGAGGCCTCCCCCAAGGCCCTTGCCATTCCCTGTTATGCGGACGGCGACCGCGATCTCGGCAAGCTGGTGGACACCATGCTCTCAGAGGCGGGCCTTGCCATCGACCGCGACGCCAAGGAACTCCTCGTTTCCCTCATCGGCGGCGACCGCCTCGCCTCGCGCGGCGAGATCGCCAAGCTCGCGCTCTATGCGCAGGGGCAGGGGCGGGTGACGCTTGAGGATGTGCGCGTCATCGTCGGCGATGCGTCCGCGCTGGCGCTGGATGATGTGGTGGATTCCACCCTCGCCGGTCAGGCGGTGGAGGCGACCGCCGCGCTTGCCAAGGCCTGGGGCGCGGCGACCCGCCCCGACGCGGTGCTCGGTGCGCTGCTGCGGGCGCTCTCTTCGTTGCACCAGATGGCCCTTCAGGTACAGGCCGGCACGCCGGCGGACCGGGTCATCGATCAGGCGCGGCCCATGGTGCATTTCTCCCGCAAGCCCAAGCTGGAGCGGGCGCTGCGCAGCCTCAATGCCGAGCGGTGCCTCCGGGCCATCCTGCTTGTGGACGAGGCGGTGCTGGCCGCCCGCCGCAACGCCGGCATGGCGCAGGCCATCACCGAGCGTGTGGTGCTTCAACTCTCCGCCCGGCGGTAA
- the lptE gene encoding LPS assembly lipoprotein LptE: MSSPDAPIPARRTLLRLALAGGATLALAGCFQPMYAEKTVTPAGQPLVEMMRQVEIVKIEGKLGNDLRNDLIFELTGGAGNPVGAPYKMFITVVTNSASSIVDTTSGLPQNRIIHVTANWRVVRAGEETKPPVLQGKSSGSASIDVSEQRFANWRATRDAESRAARMVVEQIRAQLAAYFINPPAPPAAPAAPAAKPPGT, encoded by the coding sequence ATGTCGTCGCCTGACGCCCCCATCCCCGCCCGACGGACCCTCCTGCGCCTCGCCCTCGCGGGCGGTGCGACGCTCGCGCTCGCGGGCTGCTTCCAGCCCATGTATGCGGAGAAGACGGTCACGCCCGCCGGCCAGCCGCTGGTCGAGATGATGCGTCAGGTCGAGATCGTGAAGATCGAAGGCAAGCTCGGCAACGACCTGCGCAACGATCTCATCTTCGAGCTCACCGGCGGGGCGGGAAACCCGGTCGGCGCGCCCTACAAGATGTTCATCACGGTGGTCACCAATTCGGCGTCTTCCATCGTCGATACGACGTCTGGCCTGCCGCAGAACCGCATCATCCATGTCACCGCCAACTGGCGCGTGGTGCGGGCCGGCGAGGAGACCAAGCCTCCGGTCCTGCAGGGCAAGTCCTCCGGCAGCGCCTCCATCGACGTGAGCGAGCAGCGCTTCGCCAACTGGCGTGCCACCCGCGACGCCGAGAGCCGCGCCGCCCGCATGGTGGTGGAGCAGATCCGCGCGCAGCTCGCCGCCTACTTCATCAACCCGCCGGCGCCCCCGGCGGCCCCCGCCGCGCCGGCGGCAAAGCCCCCGGGCACCTGA
- the leuS gene encoding leucine--tRNA ligase, whose translation MSTDRYNARDAEPRWQAIWNERGIFRTRNDDPRPKFFVMEMFPYPSGRIHIGHGRNYVMGDVLARYKRMQGFNVLHPMGWDSFGLPAENAAIERGIHPKSWTYENIASMKEQLQLLGLSLDWNREVATCDPSYYAEQQRLFLDLFENDLAYRKESEVNWDPVDNTVLANEQVIDGRGWRSGAVVERRKLNQWFFRITAFAQELLDAIDTLDRWPDKVRLMQRNWIGRSEGLEVLFELSKGSVAAAGTSAVKVYTTRPDTLFGASFLALSPDHPLTQHLAATRPDLAAFVADCKTGGTSAEAIETQEKKGFDTGLTVVHPLDAARTVPVYVANFVLMDYGTGAIFGCPAHDQRDLDFARKYGLTVTPVVLPPGADPAVFAVGSEAYDGEGTLYNSQFLDGLSIADAKEQVARRLERFRVGEQPQGTRKVNFRLRDWGISRQRYWGCPIPIIHCDSCGPVAVPREQLPVELPDDVTFDRPGNPLDRAKAWRDVPCPKCGAPARRETDTMDTFVDSSWYFLRYASDNPDKPLDKDAVRHWLPVDQYIGGIEHAILHLLYSRFFTRALKACGRVDVAEPFAGLFTQGMIVHETYKDKDGRWLFPEEVKLLGDGKAEKLDDGSPVTVGPPEKMSKSKKNVVPPEVVVDTYGVDAGRWFMLSDTPPERDSEWTQSGIEGAWRFVQRVWRQVQEAIELGAPKGADKPASFDAAATALRRAAHGLAHQVADDVERLRFNVAVAHVHEFANAFGQAIASARTASPVPADLAFALREAAEIVTRVVGPMVPHLAEECWAALGYDTLLAEAAWPKAEPELLVENTITLPIQINGKKRDDITVPRDATAAEVEAAVLEMESVRRALDGKAPKRIIVVPQRIVNVVA comes from the coding sequence ATGAGCACAGATCGTTATAACGCGCGCGACGCGGAACCCCGTTGGCAGGCCATCTGGAACGAGCGCGGCATCTTCCGCACCCGCAACGACGATCCGCGCCCGAAATTCTTCGTCATGGAGATGTTCCCCTATCCGTCGGGGCGCATCCACATCGGCCATGGCCGCAACTATGTGATGGGCGACGTGCTCGCGCGCTACAAGCGCATGCAGGGCTTCAACGTGCTCCATCCCATGGGCTGGGATTCGTTCGGCCTGCCGGCGGAGAATGCCGCCATCGAGCGCGGCATCCATCCCAAGAGCTGGACCTACGAGAACATCGCCTCGATGAAGGAGCAGCTCCAGCTGCTCGGTCTCTCGCTCGACTGGAATCGCGAGGTCGCCACCTGCGACCCCTCCTATTATGCCGAGCAGCAGCGCCTGTTCCTCGACCTGTTCGAGAATGACCTCGCCTACCGCAAGGAGAGCGAGGTCAACTGGGATCCGGTGGACAACACCGTGCTCGCCAACGAGCAGGTGATCGACGGGCGCGGCTGGCGCTCGGGCGCGGTGGTGGAGCGGCGCAAGCTGAACCAGTGGTTCTTCCGCATCACCGCCTTCGCGCAGGAACTGCTGGACGCCATCGACACGCTCGACCGCTGGCCGGACAAGGTGCGCCTCATGCAGCGCAACTGGATCGGCCGGTCCGAGGGCCTCGAAGTCCTGTTCGAACTCTCCAAGGGCTCGGTGGCGGCGGCCGGAACGTCGGCGGTGAAGGTCTATACGACCCGCCCGGACACCCTGTTCGGCGCCTCCTTCCTCGCGCTCTCGCCTGACCATCCGCTGACCCAGCATCTCGCTGCCACTCGGCCGGACCTCGCCGCCTTCGTCGCCGACTGCAAGACCGGCGGCACCTCGGCCGAGGCCATCGAGACGCAGGAGAAGAAGGGCTTCGACACGGGGCTCACGGTGGTCCATCCGCTGGACGCGGCCCGCACCGTGCCGGTCTATGTGGCCAACTTCGTGCTCATGGACTACGGCACCGGCGCCATCTTCGGCTGCCCGGCTCACGACCAGCGCGACCTCGACTTTGCCCGCAAGTACGGCCTCACGGTAACCCCGGTGGTGCTGCCGCCGGGTGCCGATCCTGCCGTCTTCGCGGTGGGCAGCGAGGCCTATGACGGCGAGGGCACGCTTTACAATTCGCAGTTCCTCGACGGCCTTTCCATTGCGGACGCCAAGGAGCAGGTGGCCCGGCGTCTGGAGCGCTTCCGGGTGGGCGAGCAGCCGCAGGGCACGCGCAAGGTGAACTTCCGCCTGCGCGACTGGGGCATCTCGCGCCAGCGCTACTGGGGCTGTCCGATCCCGATCATCCATTGCGACAGCTGCGGCCCGGTGGCGGTGCCCCGCGAACAGCTGCCCGTGGAACTGCCCGACGACGTGACCTTCGACCGGCCCGGCAATCCGCTGGACCGCGCCAAGGCGTGGCGCGATGTGCCGTGCCCCAAGTGCGGCGCCCCGGCCCGGCGCGAGACGGACACCATGGACACCTTCGTGGATTCGTCCTGGTACTTCCTGCGCTACGCCAGCGACAATCCCGACAAGCCCCTGGACAAGGATGCCGTGCGCCACTGGCTGCCGGTGGACCAGTATATCGGCGGCATCGAACACGCGATCCTGCACCTGCTCTATTCGCGCTTCTTCACGCGGGCGCTGAAGGCCTGCGGCCGTGTGGACGTGGCCGAGCCCTTCGCCGGCCTGTTCACGCAGGGCATGATCGTCCACGAGACCTATAAGGATAAGGACGGCCGCTGGTTGTTCCCGGAGGAGGTGAAGCTCCTCGGCGACGGCAAGGCAGAGAAACTGGACGACGGCTCGCCCGTGACCGTCGGCCCGCCGGAGAAGATGTCCAAGTCCAAGAAGAATGTGGTGCCGCCGGAAGTGGTGGTGGACACCTATGGCGTGGACGCCGGCCGCTGGTTCATGCTCTCCGATACCCCGCCCGAGCGTGACAGCGAGTGGACGCAGTCGGGCATCGAGGGCGCGTGGCGCTTCGTGCAGCGCGTCTGGCGTCAGGTGCAGGAGGCCATCGAGCTGGGCGCGCCGAAGGGCGCGGACAAGCCCGCGAGCTTCGATGCCGCCGCGACCGCGCTGCGCCGTGCCGCCCATGGCCTTGCCCATCAGGTGGCCGATGACGTGGAGCGGTTGCGCTTCAACGTGGCGGTGGCCCATGTGCACGAGTTCGCCAATGCCTTCGGACAGGCCATCGCGAGCGCCCGCACCGCCAGCCCCGTGCCGGCGGACCTCGCCTTCGCCCTGCGCGAGGCGGCGGAGATCGTGACGCGGGTGGTCGGCCCGATGGTGCCGCATCTGGCGGAAGAGTGCTGGGCCGCGCTCGGCTATGACACCCTGCTCGCCGAGGCGGCGTGGCCCAAGGCGGAGCCGGAGCTGCTGGTGGAGAACACCATCACGCTGCCGATCCAGATCAACGGCAAGAAGCGCGACGACATCACCGTGCCGCGCGACGCGACCGCCGCCGAGGTGGAAGCTGCTGTTCTCGAAATGGAAAGCGTGCGCCGGGCCCTCGACGGCAAGGCGCCCAAGCGTATCATCGTCGTGCCACAGAGGATCGTGAATGTCGTCGCCTGA
- a CDS encoding response regulator transcription factor, with translation MGDADAGYRLVIADDHPLFRGALREAVAGEFPSAEIVEVGTFDDLHALLEREDDFDLILLDLTMPGARGFSGLIYLRAQYAGVPVVVVSGNEEPAVIRRCIDLGASGFIPKTMGIAGMRQSVATVLAGGTSVPPDLGPPTAQDGEADAIISRLATLTPQQVRVLMMLAEGRLNKQIAYELGVSEATVKAHVSAILQKLGVESRTQAVIAVSKVDAGLWSANQA, from the coding sequence TTGGGAGACGCCGACGCCGGATACCGGCTGGTCATCGCGGACGATCATCCCCTGTTCCGCGGCGCGCTGCGCGAGGCCGTGGCCGGCGAGTTTCCGTCCGCAGAGATCGTGGAGGTCGGCACGTTTGACGACCTGCATGCGCTGCTGGAACGCGAAGACGACTTCGACCTGATCCTGCTCGATCTCACCATGCCCGGCGCCCGAGGCTTTTCTGGCCTCATCTATCTCAGGGCGCAGTATGCCGGCGTGCCGGTGGTGGTCGTCTCCGGCAATGAGGAACCGGCGGTCATCCGCCGCTGCATCGATCTCGGCGCCTCGGGCTTTATTCCGAAGACCATGGGCATTGCCGGCATGCGGCAGTCTGTCGCCACGGTTCTTGCAGGCGGCACCTCAGTGCCCCCGGATCTTGGTCCCCCCACCGCGCAGGACGGGGAGGCCGACGCCATCATCTCCCGCCTCGCCACGCTGACGCCGCAGCAGGTGCGCGTGCTGATGATGCTGGCGGAGGGGCGCCTTAACAAGCAGATCGCCTATGAGCTCGGCGTCTCCGAGGCGACCGTGAAGGCCCATGTGTCGGCCATCCTCCAGAAGCTCGGCGTGGAAAGCCGCACCCAGGCGGTGATCGCCGTTTCCAAGGTGGATGCGGGCCTGTGGAGCGCCAATCAGGCGTGA
- a CDS encoding LysR family transcriptional regulator, whose translation MTGADFEWSDLRYLLTVARSGSLTAAARQMGVEHSTVSRRITALETALGAKLFDRRTGGLLLTPQGERLMAAAEGMEALALSAQGEIAGADLGVSGTVRIGAPDGFGTVFLAPRLGAFSRQHPALEIQLLAMPRLISLSKREADIAISLSRPKEGRLHARKLTDYRLGLYAAVAYLETHGPIESRAALGRHPFIGYIDDLIYAPELDYVPLVARELKPRIKSSNLVAQMEATRAGAGVCVLPCFMGDAMPDLVPVLRGEVSLTRTFYLVTHTDMRDLARVRAAADFIASEVGQARARFLGAP comes from the coding sequence GTGACCGGAGCGGACTTCGAGTGGTCGGACCTGCGCTATCTGCTCACCGTGGCGCGCTCCGGATCGCTCACCGCCGCCGCCCGGCAGATGGGCGTGGAGCATTCGACGGTGAGCCGCCGCATCACCGCGCTCGAGACCGCGCTCGGTGCCAAGCTGTTCGACCGGCGGACCGGGGGACTGCTGCTGACGCCGCAGGGCGAGCGGCTCATGGCGGCGGCGGAGGGCATGGAGGCGCTCGCCCTCTCCGCCCAGGGGGAGATCGCGGGGGCGGACCTCGGCGTGTCGGGGACGGTGCGCATCGGCGCGCCGGACGGCTTCGGCACCGTCTTCCTCGCGCCCCGGCTCGGCGCCTTCTCGCGCCAGCATCCGGCGCTGGAAATCCAGCTCCTCGCCATGCCCCGCCTCATCAGCCTGTCGAAACGCGAGGCGGATATCGCCATCTCGCTGAGCCGGCCCAAGGAGGGGCGGCTGCATGCCCGCAAGCTCACAGACTACCGGCTCGGCCTTTATGCGGCGGTGGCGTATCTCGAAACGCACGGCCCCATCGAGAGCCGGGCAGCGCTCGGGCGGCATCCCTTCATCGGCTACATCGACGATCTCATCTATGCGCCGGAGCTGGACTATGTGCCCCTCGTGGCGCGCGAGCTGAAGCCACGCATCAAGAGCTCCAACCTCGTCGCGCAGATGGAGGCCACCCGCGCGGGGGCGGGCGTGTGCGTCCTGCCCTGCTTCATGGGGGATGCCATGCCGGACCTTGTGCCGGTGCTGCGCGGCGAGGTGTCGCTCACGCGCACCTTCTATCTCGTGACCCACACGGACATGCGCGACCTTGCCCGCGTACGGGCGGCGGCGGATTTCATCGCCTCCGAAGTGGGGCAGGCTCGGGCGCGCTTTCTCGGCGCGCCCTGA
- a CDS encoding CoA-acylating methylmalonate-semialdehyde dehydrogenase, with translation MREMGHFIGGKHVPGTSGRHADVWQPMTGEVVGRVALASAAEMRAAVENAKAAQPAWAATNPQRRARVLMKFLELVQRDYDALADLLAREHGKTVPDAKGDIQRGLEVIEFAVGIPHLLKGEFTDGAGPGIDVYSMRQPLGVVAGITPFNFPAMIPMWKFGPAIACGNAFILKPSERDPGVPLKLAELMLEAGLPPGILNVVNGDKEAVDAILDDPDIQAVGFVGSSSIAQYIYARGAATGKRIQGFGGAKNHMIIMPDADMDQAVDALIGAGYGSAGERCMAISVAVPVGEAAAEKLIEKLVPRVESLKIGPSTDVTADFGPLVTREALERVKSYVDIGVNEGAKLLVDGRGFKLQGYENGFYLGGCLFDHVTPDMRIYKEEIFGPVLSVVRAKDYKEALRLPTEHEYGNGVAIFTRDGDAARDFASKVNVGMVGINVPIPVPIAYHTFGGWKRSGFGDLNQHGPDGVRFYTKTKTVTSRWPSGVKDGAEFVIPTMN, from the coding sequence ATGCGGGAGATGGGCCATTTCATCGGCGGCAAGCACGTGCCCGGCACGTCCGGCCGCCATGCCGACGTCTGGCAGCCCATGACGGGCGAAGTGGTGGGCCGCGTCGCGCTCGCCTCCGCCGCCGAGATGCGCGCCGCCGTCGAGAACGCCAAGGCGGCCCAGCCCGCGTGGGCGGCCACCAATCCGCAGCGCCGCGCCCGCGTGCTGATGAAGTTCCTCGAACTGGTGCAGCGCGACTATGATGCGCTGGCCGACCTGCTGGCCCGCGAGCACGGCAAGACCGTGCCGGACGCCAAGGGCGACATCCAGCGCGGTCTGGAGGTGATCGAGTTCGCGGTCGGCATTCCGCACCTGCTCAAGGGCGAGTTCACCGATGGCGCCGGGCCGGGCATCGATGTCTATTCCATGCGCCAGCCGCTGGGCGTGGTCGCGGGCATCACGCCGTTCAACTTCCCGGCCATGATCCCCATGTGGAAGTTCGGCCCGGCCATCGCCTGCGGCAACGCTTTCATCCTGAAGCCCTCCGAGCGTGATCCCGGCGTGCCGCTGAAGCTCGCTGAACTCATGCTGGAAGCCGGCCTGCCGCCGGGCATCCTCAATGTGGTGAACGGCGACAAGGAGGCGGTGGACGCCATCCTCGACGATCCGGACATCCAGGCGGTGGGCTTCGTCGGCTCCTCCTCTATCGCGCAATACATCTATGCCCGCGGGGCTGCGACGGGGAAGCGCATCCAGGGCTTCGGCGGCGCCAAGAACCACATGATCATCATGCCCGACGCGGACATGGATCAGGCGGTGGATGCCCTCATCGGCGCCGGCTACGGCTCGGCGGGCGAGCGCTGCATGGCCATCTCGGTGGCCGTGCCGGTGGGCGAAGCGGCGGCGGAAAAGCTCATCGAGAAGCTGGTGCCGCGCGTGGAGAGCCTGAAGATCGGCCCTTCCACCGATGTCACCGCCGATTTCGGCCCCCTCGTCACCCGCGAGGCGCTGGAGCGCGTGAAGTCCTACGTGGACATCGGCGTGAACGAGGGCGCAAAGCTGCTGGTGGATGGGCGCGGCTTCAAGCTGCAGGGCTATGAGAACGGCTTCTATCTCGGCGGCTGCCTGTTCGACCACGTGACGCCCGACATGCGCATCTACAAGGAAGAGATCTTCGGTCCCGTCCTCTCCGTCGTGCGCGCCAAGGACTACAAGGAAGCGCTGCGCCTGCCGACCGAGCACGAGTATGGCAATGGCGTCGCCATCTTCACCCGCGACGGCGATGCCGCCCGCGACTTCGCCTCCAAGGTGAACGTTGGCATGGTGGGCATCAACGTGCCGATCCCGGTGCCGATCGCCTACCACACCTTCGGCGGCTGGAAGCGCTCGGGCTTCGGTGATCTCAACCAGCACGGGCCGGATGGCGTGCGCTTCTACACCAAGACCAAGACCGTCACCTCCCGCTGGCCCTCCGGCGTGAAGGACGGCGCGGAGTTCGTCATCCCGACCATGAATTGA
- a CDS encoding methyl-accepting chemotaxis protein — MFGVGSQSEALLKLSALDRAQAIIEFTPTGEILDANQNFLSLVGYGLNEIKGKHHRMFVDPREAESAEYRAFWQALGKGQYQEAVYRRIGKGGAVVWIRAIYNPLIDRSGKVLKVVKFATDITEQKMRFAEHESLLAAISKSQAVIQFDLKGNILEANQNFLDTMGYRLDEIVGRHHSMFVPEQMRQSPQYAAFWDNLRRGEYQAAEYKRIGKGGREVWIQATYNPVLDADGAVSKIVKFATDVTKRVVVRERRAAAYREIDAGLSDISSELTDTNSRVVSASEATQTAAHNMQSVATGAGQLAASVDDISRQVQQSSELSVAAVEQGNRTNEIVASLSGAAEKIGHVVELINSIAAQTNLLALNATIEAARAGEAGKGFSVVAQEVKSLAGQTSKATSEIAAQVTEVQAATGQAVTALASVTEFITQLNAIAGSIADAVQRQASVTREVSSSMQTVAHGIEVVKQDMGVIASATSHVEAAARKVREASAAIA; from the coding sequence ATGTTCGGTGTCGGCAGCCAGTCCGAGGCACTCCTGAAGCTATCCGCCCTGGATCGGGCACAGGCCATCATCGAATTCACCCCAACGGGTGAAATCCTCGACGCCAACCAGAATTTCCTCTCGCTCGTCGGCTACGGGCTCAACGAGATCAAGGGCAAGCATCACCGCATGTTTGTCGATCCGCGCGAAGCCGAGAGCGCGGAGTATCGCGCTTTCTGGCAGGCGCTCGGCAAGGGGCAGTATCAGGAGGCGGTCTACCGCCGCATCGGCAAGGGCGGTGCGGTCGTCTGGATCCGCGCCATCTACAATCCGCTGATCGACCGTTCGGGCAAGGTGCTGAAGGTGGTGAAATTCGCCACCGACATCACCGAACAGAAGATGCGCTTTGCCGAACACGAGAGCTTGTTGGCGGCCATTTCCAAGTCGCAGGCGGTCATCCAGTTCGACCTCAAGGGCAACATTCTCGAGGCCAATCAGAACTTCCTCGACACCATGGGCTACCGGCTGGACGAGATCGTCGGCCGGCACCATTCGATGTTCGTGCCCGAGCAGATGCGCCAGTCGCCGCAATATGCGGCCTTCTGGGACAACCTGCGCCGCGGGGAATATCAGGCGGCGGAATACAAGCGCATCGGCAAGGGCGGCCGCGAGGTCTGGATCCAGGCCACCTACAATCCCGTCCTCGATGCGGACGGGGCGGTGTCCAAGATCGTCAAGTTCGCCACCGATGTGACCAAGCGCGTTGTGGTGCGCGAACGCCGGGCCGCGGCCTATCGGGAGATCGACGCGGGTCTCTCCGACATCTCCAGTGAACTGACCGATACCAATTCGCGCGTCGTCTCCGCCTCGGAGGCCACCCAGACGGCGGCTCACAACATGCAGTCCGTCGCCACCGGCGCGGGCCAACTGGCCGCCTCGGTCGACGACATCAGCCGGCAGGTGCAGCAGTCGAGCGAACTCTCCGTCGCTGCCGTGGAACAGGGCAATCGCACCAACGAGATCGTGGCGAGCCTCAGCGGTGCGGCCGAGAAGATCGGCCATGTGGTGGAACTGATCAATTCCATTGCCGCCCAGACCAACCTGCTCGCGCTCAACGCCACCATCGAGGCCGCGCGTGCCGGCGAGGCCGGCAAGGGCTTCTCGGTCGTCGCGCAGGAGGTGAAGAGCCTCGCCGGCCAGACCTCGAAGGCGACGAGCGAGATCGCCGCACAGGTCACCGAGGTCCAGGCCGCCACAGGCCAAGCGGTGACGGCGCTTGCGAGCGTTACGGAATTCATCACCCAGCTCAACGCCATCGCGGGCAGCATTGCCGATGCGGTGCAGCGCCAGGCGTCCGTGACGCGGGAGGTCTCCTCCTCCATGCAGACCGTCGCCCACGGCATCGAGGTGGTGAAGCAGGACATGGGCGTGATCGCCAGCGCCACCAGCCATGTGGAGGCCGCCGCCCGCAAGGTGCGGGAAGCCTCCGCCGCCATCGCCTGA
- a CDS encoding AmpG family muropeptide MFS transporter, with protein MSENTLEAPGAPASMLDAVKVYLRPSVLVVILLGFSSGLPLALTGTTLAVWMTERKVDIATIGLFHLVGLPYTLKFLWAPLVDALDVPLLSRWLGRRRGWLLATQLLLAAAILYLGFQDLGFAPSADGTRMAAPFGLIVGAVLVAFLSATQDIVVDAYRVEKLDTSEQAAGMAGYVAAYRIGMLVSGAGIIALVAWFEFKGLPHAQVWAWGYGVAAACMALGIFATLIAREPDGAPRVAHEGGALGALKRVFTTAFGAFSEFLTRSHAFAILAFVTLYKFSDALAGGLTASFVISIGFDKATYAAIVKGVGLLAALAGGFAGGMLARGRSLVTCLWIGGVLQMASNLAFSVQAMIGPDVGFLTFAMIVENFTGAIGTVIFVAYLSSLCGARAHTATQYALLTALTAVGRTVLASGGGYIYDVTGWAWFFVVTVIAGLPGLALLGWLQARGHFRELGAKG; from the coding sequence ATGAGCGAGAACACCCTCGAAGCCCCGGGCGCCCCCGCGTCGATGCTCGATGCCGTGAAGGTCTATCTGCGCCCGAGCGTGCTGGTGGTGATCCTGCTCGGCTTCTCCTCGGGCCTGCCGCTGGCGCTCACCGGCACCACGCTCGCGGTCTGGATGACCGAGCGCAAGGTGGACATCGCCACCATCGGCCTCTTCCATCTGGTCGGCCTGCCCTACACGCTGAAGTTCCTCTGGGCGCCACTGGTGGATGCCCTCGACGTGCCGCTGCTCTCCCGCTGGCTCGGCCGGCGGCGCGGCTGGCTGCTGGCCACGCAGCTGCTGCTCGCCGCCGCCATTCTCTATCTGGGCTTTCAGGATCTCGGCTTTGCCCCTTCCGCCGACGGCACCCGCATGGCGGCGCCCTTCGGGCTCATCGTCGGAGCGGTGCTGGTGGCCTTCCTCTCCGCCACACAGGACATCGTGGTGGATGCCTATCGCGTGGAGAAGCTCGACACCTCCGAGCAGGCGGCCGGCATGGCCGGCTATGTGGCAGCCTATCGCATCGGCATGCTGGTGTCCGGCGCCGGCATCATTGCCCTCGTGGCGTGGTTCGAGTTCAAGGGCCTGCCGCACGCGCAGGTGTGGGCCTGGGGCTATGGCGTCGCTGCCGCCTGCATGGCGCTCGGCATCTTCGCGACCCTCATCGCCCGCGAGCCGGACGGCGCACCGCGGGTCGCCCATGAGGGCGGGGCGCTCGGCGCCCTGAAGCGGGTCTTCACCACCGCCTTCGGCGCCTTCTCCGAGTTCCTGACCCGGAGCCACGCCTTCGCCATCCTCGCCTTCGTCACCCTCTACAAATTCTCCGATGCGCTGGCGGGCGGGCTCACCGCGTCCTTCGTCATCTCCATCGGCTTCGACAAGGCGACCTACGCCGCCATCGTGAAGGGCGTCGGCCTCCTCGCGGCCCTGGCGGGCGGCTTTGCCGGCGGCATGCTGGCGCGGGGGCGCTCGCTGGTCACGTGCCTCTGGATCGGCGGCGTGCTCCAGATGGCCTCCAACCTCGCCTTCTCCGTTCAGGCGATGATCGGGCCCGACGTGGGCTTCCTCACCTTCGCGATGATCGTCGAGAACTTCACCGGCGCCATCGGCACGGTGATCTTCGTCGCCTATCTCTCGTCCCTGTGCGGCGCTCGCGCACACACGGCCACCCAATATGCCCTGCTGACCGCGCTCACCGCCGTCGGCCGCACCGTCCTCGCCTCGGGCGGCGGCTATATCTATGACGTGACCGGCTGGGCGTGGTTCTTCGTCGTCACGGTCATCGCCGGCCTGCCGGGTCTCGCCCTGCTCGGCTGGCTTCAGGCGCGCGGCCACTTCCGGGAGCTTGGGGCAAAGGGGTGA